A window of Pseudochaenichthys georgianus chromosome 11, fPseGeo1.2, whole genome shotgun sequence genomic DNA:
TAATGTCACAAGATATCTGTCATTTCACTAAATATTAAAAGACCATGCTAAATAGACTTATCAATATTTAATGTCCAATATGTTCCCCCTTCATTTACTCTGAGGGGATGTAGAATTGATCATTACATGGGAAATGTAATCTTTTCAGCAAAACCTTGAGATCTACCCTGACACTTTTCTCCGCCTTGCTCCTGTTTGCAGGTGTGCACAGCTTAGATGTTGGTCGTGCTTGCTCCCTAACTTCTGTATCCTTTTTAAACAAGTTGCTCACACTTTCAACCTCAGCACAGTTACCATAGGGAAACAGCGCCTCATCATTTCCTCCCAAACCAAACAAATTTCCACATGATTGGCAAGGATGCATTGCTGCTCCTCCCCCGTGGAGGCTATACGCCTGGCACCTTACATGCTGAGGCAGTTTGATGGTTCCATCAAAATATGACTTCATGCTCTTTTTTTGATTGAAAGTCATCACTGCACCAGCAACATAACTGTCCCAGCTACCAGGAAGACAAGACGCAGCAACCATGATTCGCCCAGGATCCCTGCCAGAAGTGGACATGGAGACTCCGTAGTACTTTTCAGAGTTTGGGTTCTTCTGAGAGACGCAGATGGTGGAGGAGACCAGAGGATCCATTTTTTTAAGATGGAGTTCTCTGATGATCTCTTGAAGCTTCTGTTTTATTTCCTTTTCGTTCTCTGGTCTTTCCAGGAAAACTATCTGAAAATAATTTTAAAATGCTGTTGTAATCCCTACAAGTAATTCACTATGTCATACTTCATGTTTGAAGATGTGCATAAAACTCTTATATTTCAGGATGATTTTAGGGGGGAAAGCAACTATAGAAATAGAAGAATTAACAAACTAATCTTACCATGTCTAGCACACATGAGAATGGACTCCTCCTGGGTAATCGAGAGGAATAAAGGTCAAAAGGCTCAGGGTAGCAGAGCTTCATCAGATCGTACATCGTCTCATCATTCACAATCTCTTCCGGTGAAAATTGGGGAACGTTGATCTTTCCCAAAAAGAAGATGCTGTGAAGAATCTGTCAAAAAAGAGATGCCATTTTCAATGTGTGTAACTGTAAAGCTCTATGAAGGATGCATTATGCCCAAAAGACACCTCATTTCATAAGTGCATAAAAGCCACATCATACATACCTCATCTACCAACTGTGTAGTCTGATTTTCACAGCAGTGGTTCAGCTCCATCATTTTGTCGATAATCCGAAAAGCATTTGTTCTGAAAAGGTCTTTCCTCTCATCAAATTCTTCTTGTCTATAATAATATATAGTCAGTGTTAAGTTGTTTTTGGTCATTTTGAATGACAAGTCAGTATTAGTGTGTAGTTCAGGTAATCAGCGGACTCACCTCTGCTCTTCAGCATTAGCAGCCTAGTGAGAAATAATACACGACACATTAAACCATGATTATAACACTTACACATTTCACTGACAACAGAATGTAAATTAGCAATGTACCATTTGATCAGAAATACTTCAAATATCAGCAAAGGAAAGCAGTTAAAAGCAGCTACTTACCATTGTAGGCCAGGAGTGAATGAATGGAAATAAATGAATTTAGTGATAAGTGTGCTTATAACTTTTAGTCAATAACCAAAAACTATTTATTCAAAACTTTGTGATAACAATAAGGTCATGTTTCATATAAAGTGGAAAAGCATCTAATTTGCGTAAAAAACCTTTAAAGTATAATCCCATAAGCATATTGGATCAAATGACTTTGTGTAATGCTCATGAATCTACAGAGAAGTTGTTCTCCTCAGCAGAAAAAAGCCTCACAAGAGTCTTGAATGAGATTTTGAAGATTGGTTTTGATGTGTTTCTCTGGATTCAAACACAATAACTTCAGATACACCTTTTAAGGTAATAAGATTGTCTAGGCTAAATCGGAGGACTGTCCTTTAATAGTTGGTCAAACTGCATACTTGCACTAAGCAGGTTTCCATCGTTTTACCCAAAAATTAATCAGATATTGTTGTCAAAGTATATTTTGAACCTTTAATGGAGAAACATGCTTCAGGATGACAATTGATGATCTTTACTTTTGAACTGTGTTAGATTAGCTTTCTTCTGTCCCACATTAGAAATGTCCCTGCAATTATTTGGAAACTGTCCAGGCATGCAACCAGTTAAAAGAGGAAGTTTGGGGCTAGCAACATTTTTGTCGTTTAAGACTGGCAAtctaaacacattttaaacattATGGTAACGCTACTTTTCAACCTCACGTGAGAATCTCAAGTCTAGAGATATCTTTAAATATGTTTAGGTTACTTATGACTTCAAGAGCCAATGCATGGTcagttttaaaaagaaaaaaaacagtgtGTTTACAACTTTATGTTTAGTATGATTTTGGCTTTGACCATGATAGATAGTAGAGATGATATCGGAGTACTAATTATTCTCTGGCAAATAATCACTTgcaatggaaaaataaagtgaGAAATAACACACGACATATTAAACCATGATTATAACACTTActacagtggtgtagtgggcgttggacgcctaatagtctaataaatataaaatcattgccagtgttatcagttgcaagtgtgtatttgttgtaataatgacgaaAACATAATGGGcagatttcacagtaattataataaaaacgtaGCTCAAGCATTAATGCAACTTGATttgaagcgtgtgtgtgtgtgtgtgtgtgtgtgtgtgtgtgtgtgtgtgtgtgtgtgtgtgtgtgtgtgtgtgtgtgtgtgtgtgtgtgtgtgtgtgtgtgtgtgtgtgatcatttGTCCCACGTCCCACAAATTGAgactatttcatttcatttcaaacctttatttatacagataaatcccattgagatcgttgatctctttttcaagggagacctgctcaagtagttccacatgaaacataaaaacataaatagaacaacaaaaggacatcatacagcatcatttacataattatccacatagaaaggtaccaatagcttccgattgagtagcatccaaccgagctttaaaaacatttagtggcaccagatgacatgaagtttaaaagtgagacaatcatcaagccagataccaaggtatttgtaacaggtaaccacttcaagttttattccttgcgtagttacaatatctaaaacaggctctgatgtctttttagctttaaaaaaaagagcattaccttggttttctcaacatttaaaagaagctttagttcagagagctgagtctgaataatgttaaaaacagcctgtaatttaacaccaacctccttaatggagggacctgcaaagtacatcacggtatcatccgcataaaaatgtaaagtagcttcatccacattttcacctaaactgttgatgtagatggagaataagtgTCATGACATTTGAGTGACAGTCGCGCAGAAAGGCCGGATCGGTTCGCTGACAgccggcaccgccctttatTATTATAACGTCTAAatggcatcatgtaagttgcgctgacaggcaaCACAGAGGTCCACAAACAGTGTActcatggtggtgggcagcGGTGTGACTTCTAGCTGTCATGGTGATGTTCATATGACTGGGACTGCCAGCTTGAACACAGGGATACCTATGGTACAGAAGCAGCAGTGAAGTCCTTGTAGATCCCTGGCACTTTGAGGGCAGACAGATCCAGCAGCTCTCAGCTCTCAGAGACATCAACACATAAACTATTCTGTGTGCATAGCTTACTTTCACATAACTACTAATCTCTCACTTTACTCTCTCTGACATTGTTCTCTGCTTTGGATTGCGAACATCCAGCCATGTTCTCTTCCGGGCCTGGTTTTACACACTGTGGGTTTAAGCAAGATATAGAAATGATGAGATGATGTGTGTATGAGACATGATGAGTGTGTAGTTTTAGTATTTGAATTACAATGACATTATTCTCAGACTTGCCATAGTTCTTGGTTTGTACCACTGCTGCTGTGTACAGCTGAGTAATTAAGCCTGAacctgcagttcctccctgacttccatcactttctctctctctttctctctgcctgtcctgtctcttccttaccaaagccgagcttcgactgacgtagtcttttcattatatctgagtcagtgtaaaaagaaaacaatacaatgttatatcttcaatgttttactcaaattgaaatgaaagaaaagcattacaacgtttgttaaaaggtaatccttctgacattggatgaatgtaattaacttgagctctctagctagtttattcacgcaatttaaaccaaagtatagcctatagctgcaatataagttagtgtgcatgttgtcggacgtccgCTGACTAACGTAGtgcgttcacacaggatctgctggtcatatgatgtcctgatgaacagaaacacaagcagcccgctggactcagatctctagatctACCACGGCAACCGTcaagaaggcacagcagagaCTCTACTTCCTGAGAATACTCAGGAATTACCACCTCAGACAGGATCTGCTTGTGTCCTTCTACCGCTGCGCCGTGGAAAGCATCCTCACCGAATGCATCTGCGTGTGGTTCCTCAGCTGCACAGCCGCAGAGAGGGGTGCGCTCCAAAGGGTCATCAACTCGGCCCAGAAGATCATCGGTTGCCCCC
This region includes:
- the LOC117455147 gene encoding uncharacterized protein translates to MPRAGPGRVLCCQTERLITTAQAANAEEQRQEEFDERKDLFRTNAFRIIDKMMELNHCCENQTTQLVDEILHSIFFLGKINVPQFSPEEIVNDETMYDLMKLCYPEPFDLYSSRLPRRSPFSCVLDMIVFLERPENEKEIKQKLQEIIRELHLKKMDPLVSSTICVSQKNPNSEKYYGVSMSTSGRDPGRIMVAASCLPGSWDSYVAGAVMTFNQKKSMKSYFDGTIKLPQHVRCQAYSLHGGGAAMHPCQSCGNLFGLGGNDEALFPYGNCAEVESVSNLFKKDTEVREQARPTSKLCTPANRSKAEKSVRVDLKVLLKRLHFPCNDQFYIPSE